The sequence GGCATTCAGGGAGAAAATGGATATGAGGTAGGTATAAGGTCAATTGTAAGTGTGGCAAATCCACACAGTGCATATATCTCGTGGATGGGGAAGATGATGGTATTCCCTCCAAAAGACGGGATCAAGCCAAGCTGCTACAACTTCATAGTGCCTGAAAAGCTTCCAGAACAATATGTTACTCGAATAAAGAAAGTCTGGCCCGGGTACAATGAGAAAGAACCTCTTTCTCTTTATGATTTTACCGAGATGAAAAACGATGTTAGATGTGTTTTAAATCTTGGGATAGATTATTTTGGCGGCGCCTTCAAAAAGCCCAATCTAACTATGGTGTGGAACAGGGGCGAATCAGATGGGATGATTTCATTTCATGCGGGACTTTCTGAAAGTTCTGTCATAATAGGACTCAGCGGTACAGGAAAAACTACATTGACTGTTGGCCCTAATCTCGAACAGGATGATGCTATTTTAGGAAAAGTTATTTCTAAAAATGGAAAAATTGTTGATATAAAGCTAGTTGGACTTGAAGCTGCAAGTTTTGCAAAATCAGAAGGATTGTCTGAAAAAAGTCCAGAATACCCTGGTTTGATGAAATCAAAAGACAGGAAACATATTGTTCTGGCGATGAATATTGACTGTGAAGGCGTTGAATACCTTAAGAGGAATATAAATGATTACAATGTAGAAATCCCCGAGGCAACTGGCGAAGTAGGCTCATTACTTACCAAGAGCTATGAAAAGAGCAGAACAACTAATGGCCGATTCATTTTCCTTTTCAGTGACTTGAACGCTTATTGGGGTAAAAAGGACAAGTACCTTAGAAATTTTATTTTGAGCTTTAAGAGATACGATATATTCAATCCCCTAATTAGGGTGACCGATCCACTTATGGCTGTTGCATTTGACAGTGCTTGTGAGAGCATAATTACTTCTGCCATTTCAGGTAAGATCCCTGGAACTAGGGTAAGATCTTATTCAGCAACTGATTTTATGGCGAGAGAACAAGCCGAACAGGCAGTTTTGAAAAAGAAAGTTTTTAATGACATGGGACTTGGACAAAATGGAAAAATAAACTTTTTGATCGTCAATACCGGTTTTGTTGGTGAGTTTGATCTAGAAGGAAAATCAATCGGAGGAGAAAAGATTACCGTCTCAGACTCAAAGACACTTCTGAAACTTGCCACAAACAATCTTATTAAGAACTGGATAAAAGATCCAGTTTATGGTTACCTTTTACCCTCGCCCAAAGAGCTAAGTGAAGTTCACGGTATGAAAAACTTTGGTGAAAGATTCAATCCTCTCAATTATTACTCGCCTCATGATTATTTAGAATTTGTTAAGATCGACATAAAGGAAAGAAAGGATTTCCTATACAAGATTTTTTCATCGCAAAGTGAATTTAATTATTTAGAAGATGTTATTAATGTCTGGGATGAGATTAGGTTACCTTCGCCTAAAGAAATCAGAAAGTTCTACGATACACATTATTTGTGAATACCGAAAAGCTTTAAAATAAGGTGATTTAACTTCATGTAGCCCGGCGTGGCCTAGTCTGGTTAGGGCAGTGGACTGTAGATCCACGGACCGCTGGTTCAAATCCGGCCGCCGGGACTCGTTTTTAACTAGAAATCCGGGCCCCCGCACTTTTTTCTTCAAACTAACACAAGTAATAAAAGCAAGTTATGAATATTTATAGTGATTGCTAAAAATTATGGGGGGATAATATAACAGACGTTATAGATATTGGAAAAGATGCAGAAGAGATATTGGAATTTCTTTATGCAAAAAAATTAAAGGAAGGAAGTTTTGTTATAGATACTAGAGAACTGTCTCGTATTCTAAAATGGGACATTGGCAAAGTAAATAATGCCATCCACTATAACCTTGGAAAAAACATTATTGTATGTAAAGAAGTTAAAGGCGAGATCAAGGGATACTTAAATTATTACATCTCAGATATAACTCCCGAAGGAATAAAATGGATAAAGTATACAAGAAAATTTGAGTGACATTAATTCGTGGCCAATGAGCGTGATAGAAATGATTGAGAAAATTGATTGGGAATCTGCAATAAATGTTCGTCGATCTGTAAGAAGTTATGAAATGCGTGAAGTTGATAAAGAAATTATGGACAAACTTAAGAATTTTGTATTAAATATGGAAGTTCCATTCAAACATGATGTCAAAATACATTTTTTCAAAGCGGACCCAGATAGGAGATTATATAACAACATTAAATATACCCCTAAAAATGGTATGGCTTTTATAGCAACTACCGACATACCATCAATCTCTGCTGCAGGTTTTGTTGGTGAAATGGCAATTCTATATGCAACGCACTTGAAACTTGCCACTAGTTGGTTTGGCCATTATTCACTTGAAGAATTGGAGAGAATTATGCCCGATATTAAAAGTAACTCATCATTGCCAAAACCAAAATGGGGTTATGGAAAGGGCGTAGTTCAAGGTAAACGTGCGATTTGTATATCGCCTCTTGGATACTGGAAAAAAGAAGGTCTTAGATTGATGGACAGGACAACAGAGTCATTTATGAGTTACAAAAGAAAACCTGTCAGTGCTTTTTTAGAAAATGGAATAACTGAAGATTCACTTCCCCCAGATATTCTTTATGCTTTTGACCTTGCTAGGAAAGCCCCATCGGGAGCCAATAGTCAGCACTGGCGGTTTAATGTTTCATCTGATTTTAAAATAATTTCAATATCAATGCCTATTGGATACAAACACATCAAGTGGGAGCATCCTGATGTTGATATCGGTATATGTGCTTGCCATTTCTGTCTTGGCCTTATAATGAAAAATATAGCTTGTAAAGTTTCTATAAATGAAAAACAGGATCGTGCAGTGTGGAACTTTAGAATTTAATTTTTATTTTGCGATTTTTTCAATGTACATGAATATACTTATAAATTATCTCACAACCGTATCAATATTAAAGAAATATCTGCAGATACTTAAAAGTTGATTAGGTATATCCATGGATAAATTATTAAATTCTAAAAAAGAGGAATATCTAAATAATATTTCAGAAATATACAGAAAAATCTTTGAAAATTCTTTTGATGCTATTCTTTTGGTAGATGATAAATCTAGATTTGTTGACGCTAATTTGAGTGCTTTTAATCTTTTAGGTTATACCAAATCAGAACTAATAAATATGGGGGTGGAGGATCTTACTCCTAAAGAATATATTGAACATGGAAAAAAATTGCGTGAAGAGTTTCTAGAAAAGGGTAATCAAAAAGGAGAGTATATCCTCTTAAAAAAAGATAAAGAAGAAATAAATGTTGAATATCGTGGATTTGCTAATATAGTGCCAGGATTGCATCTCTTTATTATTAAGGATACTAATAGCAAGAAGTTAAATAAAGTATTGAAAGATAGAGAAAAGACACTTCAAGGAATATTTACTGCAAGTCCAGTTGGAATTAACCTGATTCAGAACAGGAAGTTCATCTGGAGTAACGAAATGATGAGTCAAATAACGGGATACCCGTTAAACGAGATTATAGACAAAAACACTAAATTCCTATATATATCGGATGAAGATTATGAAAAAGCAGGATACGATTACAACAAAAAACTAGCCGAAGGTAAGTGGCAGAAGTTGAAACAAGATGGAGACGAAAAGATGGGAAAATAATAGACATCCATAAAAAAATGAGTCTAGTG comes from Methanofastidiosum sp. and encodes:
- a CDS encoding PAS domain S-box protein; its protein translation is MDKLLNSKKEEYLNNISEIYRKIFENSFDAILLVDDKSRFVDANLSAFNLLGYTKSELINMGVEDLTPKEYIEHGKKLREEFLEKGNQKGEYILLKKDKEEINVEYRGFANIVPGLHLFIIKDTNSKKLNKVLKDREKTLQGIFTASPVGINLIQNRKFIWSNEMMSQITGYPLNEIIDKNTKFLYISDEDYEKAGYDYNKKLAEGKWQKLKQDGDEKMGK
- a CDS encoding phosphoenolpyruvate carboxykinase (ATP), which encodes MSIINVSDYLRIPEDRIYLNPSDEFYINYLKPYYVVTNDGQYLFASTLKGRMPDKVYYMMPKGYKLGAGQKGFDIDAGKAIFKVIMDYLMEKPQLIVADGIQGENGYEVGIRSIVSVANPHSAYISWMGKMMVFPPKDGIKPSCYNFIVPEKLPEQYVTRIKKVWPGYNEKEPLSLYDFTEMKNDVRCVLNLGIDYFGGAFKKPNLTMVWNRGESDGMISFHAGLSESSVIIGLSGTGKTTLTVGPNLEQDDAILGKVISKNGKIVDIKLVGLEAASFAKSEGLSEKSPEYPGLMKSKDRKHIVLAMNIDCEGVEYLKRNINDYNVEIPEATGEVGSLLTKSYEKSRTTNGRFIFLFSDLNAYWGKKDKYLRNFILSFKRYDIFNPLIRVTDPLMAVAFDSACESIITSAISGKIPGTRVRSYSATDFMAREQAEQAVLKKKVFNDMGLGQNGKINFLIVNTGFVGEFDLEGKSIGGEKITVSDSKTLLKLATNNLIKNWIKDPVYGYLLPSPKELSEVHGMKNFGERFNPLNYYSPHDYLEFVKIDIKERKDFLYKIFSSQSEFNYLEDVINVWDEIRLPSPKEIRKFYDTHYL